Genomic segment of Paenibacillus sp. FSL R5-0912:
CCGCCGGAATAATCCTGCCGATAACAGGGTCACCCTCGTCTCCCTGACCGATCACGGCCGGGAACATATTAATTCCTACCGGGAAGAGAAGACCCGCTTCATCAGCGAACTGCTTACCGGGTTCAATGAACAGGAACGTACCGTACTCGCAGAGATGCTTACCCGGCTGCAATATAATATTAATCTACTGTAGCCGTCACCTATAATCAAACCATAAAGGAGTTAATTATTCATGAACGCAACCAGAAACAATGATTTCACAAGCATTATTACAGGACGCCGCTCAATCCGCAAATACGATACCTCCGTCAAAATCAGCAAAGAGGAAATGACAGAAATCCTTACTGAAGCGACTCTGGCCCCTTCCTCCGTGAATATGCAGCCTTGGCGTTTCCTTATCATCGAAAGCCCGGAAGCCAAAGCCAAGCTGGCCACCATTGCCAAATTCAATCAGCTTCAGGTAGAAACCTCCGCAGCAATGATTGCCGTATTCGGTGATCTGAACAACTTCGATTATGCTGAAGAAATCTACGGGACTGCGGTAGAACGCGGGCTGATGCCTGCTGAGGTAAAAGAAAGACAGCTGGCTGCCCTGGGTGCCCACTTCGCGAAGCTGCCTGCGGACGTGAACAGAGAAACGGTAATGATTGATGCGGGTCTGGTCTCGATGCAATTGATGCTGGCAGCCCGCGCCCACGGCTATGACACGAACGCGATCGGCGGCTTCGAGAAGGATCAGATTGCGGAATTGTTTGATATGGACAAAGAACGTTATATTCCAGTTATGCTGATTTCGGTCGGGAAAGCGGTTGAAGAAGGCTATGCATCCGTCCGTCTACCGGTTAACACCGTTGCCCAGTGGAAATAAACATTGGATAGTGCTGGCCGTGTAAGCTAATATTCAAGAAACTTAGGAGGAATACTAGATGATTATTACCCATGCATTGCTTCAGGTAAATCCCGCACGGGAGCAGGAGTTCCTTGAAGTCGCCAAGACCCTGGTTGCCGCAACCCACGAAGAAGAAGGCAACATCTCTTATGAATTGTATAAGCATACAGCTGGCGGAAATACCTACATTATGGTCGAGATCTGGCGTGACCAGGCGGCTGTAGCCGCCCATAATACAAGCCCGCACTTCACCGGCTTCGCCGCCAAAGCAGGAGAATTCCTGACTGCACCGCTCGATGTTAAGCTGTATAACGCTGAAGAATTGAGCAAATAATTCCGGCTTGAAGAGGGGGAGCATGCCCTCCGGGCTATAGTTCTGTAGCTCTCCTAAGCTAGCTAATATCCCCCCTGGGAAACCCCGGCAGTCCTAACGGCTGCCGGGGTTTCCCATTTTGCATCCGCAGCAGGATTTGGAAGAAAACATTGCTAAGAAGCAGAACGTTTATAAAACAGGCGTGCCGGGTAACTAAGCTTACCCTTACACGCGCTGTAACGCGCAGGCAGGACCTGAAGAGAGTGGGGGATGAAAGGGATGAGGGGATCGAATGGGAAATATACATAGGAACAAGCAACTGCCGCAATTACCTGCAGCGCAGTGGGATGAACGGCTTCGGCAGGATCTCGCGGATTACGTGAATTACCGGATATCCGGCGGCTCATTAAGAACTATCGCTAAGAACACGGACGCCGCCGATTCTATTATTGAGCCTATTCTGGACAGTGCGGTTGTCCGCGCTTACCGGCAGGCACAGCATGGGGGTGTGATCACCGATGTCCGGCAGCTGGAGGAGCTTCCCGGATTCAGCCCGGAGCTGCTTGAACAGCTCGCATCAGCCGTGTCCGGCCTCGATTCCGGCAAGCTTAGAGCGCTGGCGCCGCAGACTACCCGGCATAACCGGGTAGATCCTTATGTGAACGGGCCGCAGTGCCTGGAGATGCTGCTGGAAGAGATTCGCAATGCACAGCGCTATATCCATCTGTCCGTGATGCTGTTCTTCAATGACCATTCGGGAAATCTGATCGCTTCGGAGCTGCTTTATGCGCTTCAGCGGGGAGTAGAAGTCCGGATGCTGGTGAATTACACCGTCACCGCCATGGGATACGGAAGTAATCTTGAAGTAGGAAGTTTCTCTGAGATTGCAGAAGTTCTTGAGCAGGCAGGAGCCCGGCTGAAAGATACATTTCATTCCTGCTACGCTGCTGCGGAATGGGCAGTGAAGCGTGAGGAACTGAAGTCTCAGGGCGTCCCTGAAAGTATCCTCTTTCTGCAGGACAAGGTACAGGAGGATGTGATAATTACCGGGCTGAATGTGATCGACCACCGTAAATTTATGGTCATTGACGGGATAACCTCCGTTATAGGCAGTCTGAATATCGGTGACCAATATACTTTTGCGACGCCTATCCAGGAATCGGCAACTGAACAGATAGACGGACGACCGCTTGGGATTCCCTCCAGGGAAGAGGAGTGGCATGACGGCTGTTTCCGGATTCAAGGGGAGGCTGCCCGGCCGCTGAATGAGGCTTTTCACGCCAGGTGGCTTCTGCTTGGAGGAGATCACTTTGAGGTGGAAGCGCCGTTCTACCACCCTGCAGGAAACTATGAATTCGGCGGGGAAGAATGCACGCTCTTTCTAAGTTTTCCCGGAAATCCGGTGAATCTAATTCAGCAGTATTATCTGGATTTGCTTACGTATGCCGCCGAAGAGACAATTATTGTGAATCCTTACCTAATCGACCAAGATTTCTGGGACCGGCTCGGTGAAGTTGGACCGGAGTGTTCCTGCCATATCTCGATATGCAATTCGCTTGAGGTCAATGATCATCCTACGAACAAGGCAGCTGTGCGCAGCAATATGTACATTCCTTTCTGCAATGGGGTGTCCTTCTATGACTACAGCTTTACAGAACGCTTCTCCCACTGGAAAATCACTTATGACCACAGAGCGCGGGCTGTATTTCACGGCTCCTATAATATCAACGAACGAAGTGCCTGCCACGATTTTGAAATGGGAATGCTGGTTAAGAGTGAGCCGTTCGCAGACAAGGTGAAACGGATGATAGATTATGATCTTGGGGTATCCCGTAAAATCAGCGACAAGCACGAATTCTTCAAGTACCCCTGGCTGCATCCCAGCACGTATCTGAACAAGGCGACGCATAATTACACCTGATATGCCTGCTGGTCCATGTCATGTATAATGAGCGGTATAACATATGAAGATGGAGCTAAAGAGGATGAACATTAACATACTTGGGACAAGCCTGAAGAAGGATGAGGTACTCTTCGCGTCCGAATTCGGCGAGGGCAGAGGAACCTGGCGCGGTGCCGCTGTGGCTGCCGGGGAGGCCTGCGAGGCTGAATTTGAGCTGCCCTCGCTGTTCATGCGCTGGGTGGATATTGTGCCGGCGCACGGAGGCCGCTTTGAGATACGTATGGACGGGAAGGTTGTCATATTGACGGGTATACTGGAGAATATTGAGGAGGACGGCACCGGGTATCTGCGGCTTGGCCGCGATGTAATCATGTTCGATTGCCTGGGTGAACCGATGGCGCTGGGCGGATTCGTGGAGATCAGAACCGGGGAGCTCATGCTGTACCCTGTCAATCTTTGAGCCTGCGGGGCGGATACCGGACTAACTATTTCCTGTCCGGCATAGCCACCTTCAGCTAAATGAGCTAAGATAATATACATTAGAAAGTATAGCAAGAGGAGCAGAAGTCCCATGAACAGCGATATTCAACAATTTAAGACGGAATTCTTCAAGGCGCTGGCTCATCCGATGCGGATTCGCATTCTGGAGCTGCTCAGTGAAGGCGAGAAGAATGTGAATGAGCTGCAGGCGATCCTCGGCTCGGAAGGCTCTGCCGTATCCCAGCAGTTGGCCGTACTCCGTGCCAAGAACGTAGTGGCCAGTGTCAAGGAAGGAACCACCGTAATTTATGCCCTCAGAGATCCTCTCATCAAAGACCTTCTGGCTGTAGCCAAACAAATATTCGACAATCATCTTGTAAACACCATCTCCCTGCTTGAAGGCATCCGCAGCGAATGACCCCGGCTTCCCGGGGGGCTGATTACCCCGTTGACAAGAACGGCAGGCAGGAGTAATGTGAGTCTTATATTCAAATAATCAGATATTCAAAGAAAAGAAGGTTAAATGATGACAGGGTGGGGCCGTTTTAAAGGCTATAATATTGCTTCTCTGCGTAAGGATATTATTTCAGGGACGATTGTCGGCGTGATTGCCATCCCCTTGGGGATGGCATTTGCTATTGCCTCCGGTGTCAAACCGGAGTACGGAATTTATACGACCATAGTAGCCGGTATTCTCATTTCCTTATTCGGCGGTACAAAGTTTCAGATTGGCGGGCCTACGGGTGCGTTTATTCCTATTTTATTCGCTATTGCCATGCAGTATGGATACGAGAATCTGCTGATTGCCGGAATGATGGCTGGGGTCATTCTCGTGGTGATGGGCGTTCTGCGGCTCGGGGTGCTGATCAAGTTCATTCCGAAGCCGGTGACAATCGGGTTCACGGCAGGAATTGCCGTTATTATCTTCAGCGGGCAGATTGCCAACTTTCTGGGTCTTAGGGATATGGAGCGGCATGAGAGCTTCCTGGACAATATGAAAGAGATCGGCGCCCATATCTCGACAATCAATCTGTACAGTATCCTGACAGCAGCGATTTGTCTGGCTGTCGTAGTGCTGGGGATGCGCTTCGCGCCGAAGGTGCCCGGTTCTCTGATCGGGCTATTGTGCGCTACGATTATTGCTGCTCTATTCTTCAGCGGCAAGGTGACTACGATCGGTTCAGCTTACGGGGATATCCCCAATACACTGCCGAGCTTTCATTTCCCTGTCATTACCTGGGAGAAGATCAGACTGCTTATCCGCCCGGCCTTCATCATTGCGATGCTGGGCGCCATTGAGTCGCTGCTGTCCGCAGTAGTCGCCGATGGCATGTCAGGCAGCCGCCATGACAGCAACCGCGAGCTGGTCGGCCAAGGGATCGCCAACATTGCTGCGCCGTTGTTCGGCGGAATACCAGCGACCGGAGCGATCGCCAGAACGGCCACCAATATCCGCAGCGGTGCGGCTTCGCCGCTCTCCGGTATCATTCACGGCGTTGTTGTGTTTCTGATTCTGCTGTTATTCGCACCCTATGCTTCCAGCATTCCGCTGGCCGCGATGGCCCCGATCCTGATGGTCGTGGCCTGGAACATGAGTGAAC
This window contains:
- a CDS encoding nitroreductase family protein — encoded protein: MNATRNNDFTSIITGRRSIRKYDTSVKISKEEMTEILTEATLAPSSVNMQPWRFLIIESPEAKAKLATIAKFNQLQVETSAAMIAVFGDLNNFDYAEEIYGTAVERGLMPAEVKERQLAALGAHFAKLPADVNRETVMIDAGLVSMQLMLAARAHGYDTNAIGGFEKDQIAELFDMDKERYIPVMLISVGKAVEEGYASVRLPVNTVAQWK
- a CDS encoding ArsR/SmtB family transcription factor translates to MNSDIQQFKTEFFKALAHPMRIRILELLSEGEKNVNELQAILGSEGSAVSQQLAVLRAKNVVASVKEGTTVIYALRDPLIKDLLAVAKQIFDNHLVNTISLLEGIRSE
- a CDS encoding SulP family inorganic anion transporter; its protein translation is MTGWGRFKGYNIASLRKDIISGTIVGVIAIPLGMAFAIASGVKPEYGIYTTIVAGILISLFGGTKFQIGGPTGAFIPILFAIAMQYGYENLLIAGMMAGVILVVMGVLRLGVLIKFIPKPVTIGFTAGIAVIIFSGQIANFLGLRDMERHESFLDNMKEIGAHISTINLYSILTAAICLAVVVLGMRFAPKVPGSLIGLLCATIIAALFFSGKVTTIGSAYGDIPNTLPSFHFPVITWEKIRLLIRPAFIIAMLGAIESLLSAVVADGMSGSRHDSNRELVGQGIANIAAPLFGGIPATGAIARTATNIRSGAASPLSGIIHGVVVFLILLLFAPYASSIPLAAMAPILMVVAWNMSERKEFLHLLKLKTGDSLVLFITFLLTVFADLTLAVEVGLVLAVILFVKRMGEVHMVSKVLPDPSSVKVEAHMVTDSHDCPQIGIYNVEGPLFFGAAYRFDSTMPGLGPDQPKVILLRMGKVPLMDTTGEANLAGLVKQLHADGGRLMISGIQSQPLDLLKKTGLYDRIGAAQFYDHTGEAINEALGSIDYSRCLGCKHAAFRECSAFSGLDEAYPRSAAFKGRTPAVARKLSGGV
- a CDS encoding phospholipase D-like domain-containing protein, which produces MGNIHRNKQLPQLPAAQWDERLRQDLADYVNYRISGGSLRTIAKNTDAADSIIEPILDSAVVRAYRQAQHGGVITDVRQLEELPGFSPELLEQLASAVSGLDSGKLRALAPQTTRHNRVDPYVNGPQCLEMLLEEIRNAQRYIHLSVMLFFNDHSGNLIASELLYALQRGVEVRMLVNYTVTAMGYGSNLEVGSFSEIAEVLEQAGARLKDTFHSCYAAAEWAVKREELKSQGVPESILFLQDKVQEDVIITGLNVIDHRKFMVIDGITSVIGSLNIGDQYTFATPIQESATEQIDGRPLGIPSREEEWHDGCFRIQGEAARPLNEAFHARWLLLGGDHFEVEAPFYHPAGNYEFGGEECTLFLSFPGNPVNLIQQYYLDLLTYAAEETIIVNPYLIDQDFWDRLGEVGPECSCHISICNSLEVNDHPTNKAAVRSNMYIPFCNGVSFYDYSFTERFSHWKITYDHRARAVFHGSYNINERSACHDFEMGMLVKSEPFADKVKRMIDYDLGVSRKISDKHEFFKYPWLHPSTYLNKATHNYT
- a CDS encoding putative quinol monooxygenase: MIITHALLQVNPAREQEFLEVAKTLVAATHEEEGNISYELYKHTAGGNTYIMVEIWRDQAAVAAHNTSPHFTGFAAKAGEFLTAPLDVKLYNAEELSK